CCTGGTCAGCGTGATGATGCTCAAGCATCTCCAGATCGCCGGCCATAAGCCGATCGTCCTGGTTGGTGGAGCGACCGGGATGATCGGTGATCCGTCGGGGAAATCGGCCGAGCGCAATCTGCTCGATGAACAGACCCTCCGACACAACGAGGCCTGTTTGAAAAAGCAGTTGGCGAAGTTTCTTGATTTTGAATCGGATGCCGCCAATGCCGCCGAGCTGGTCAATAACTACGACTGGATGAAAGAGTTCAGTTTCCTTGAGTTTATCCGCGACATCGGCAAGCATATTACTGTCAACTACATGATGTCCAAGGACAGCGTCAAAAGACGCCTCAGTGAAGAAGCCGGGAGCGGGCTGTCCTTCACCGAGTTTACCTATCAGCTGGTGCAGGGGACCGATTTCCTGCATCTGTACCGCGAGAAGAACTGCAAGTTGCAGATGGGCGGTTCGGACCAGTGGGGGAACATCACCACCGGGACGGAGCTTATTCGCCGCAAGGTGGGCGGTGAGGCCTTTGCCCTGACCTGCCCGCTCATCACCAAGGCGGACGGCGGTAAGTTCGGCAAAACGGAAAGCGGCAACGTCTGGCTCGACCCGAAGCTGACCACGCCGTACAAGTTCTACCAGTTCTGGCTCAATGTTTCCGACGCCGATGCCGAGAAGTACATCAAAATCTTCACGCTCTTAAGCAGGGATGAGGTCGCAGCACTGGTCAGGGAGCAGGAAGCGGCCCCCCACCTGCGACCGCTGCAGAAACGGCTGGCAGAAGAAGTCACCTGCATGGTCCATGGCGAAGAGGAATACCGCAGGGCGGTGGAGGCTTCGCAGATTCTCTTCGGCAAGGCCACGACCGAAAGCCTGGCCAGACTGGATAAGGAGACCTTCCTGTCGGTGTTCGAAGGCGTCCCGACCTACCAGGTCGCCCGCGCCAGGTTCGATGCCGGTATCCCGGTTGTAGAACTGCTCGCCACGGAAACATCGGCTTTCCCGTCCAAAGGTGAGTTACGCCGTACGATCAAAGGAAACGGACTCAGTCTGAACAAGACCCGGCTGACCGATCAGGATTACCTGGTCACCGGGGACGATCTGATCAACGGCTCCTATCTCCTGGTCCAGAAGGGCAAGAAAAACTACTACGTTATTGAGGCGGTGTGATTGCGCTCGCGGCCTATTCTCCCTCTTGATCGGGCGTCTTGTCTCCGTTCTGAAAAAAGTTCGAAAATGCGCTTGACAGCGAAGACGCTTTTGGGTAAATTCCTCCTCCGTTGCCCGGCAGCGAACAGCTGCTGAGCGGCCTTGAAAAAAGGATGTTGACAGCGAACTCCGGATCGCATATAACTCACATCCCGTTGTCGAAAAGAACCCCGTCAGGGGTCGCGAGTAGACAGCGACAGGCTTCAAGAAAAAAGCAAAAAATGATTGACAGGCAAAGCGCCTTTCGATAGAATCAATCCTCGTCGCTCAACGGAGCGGCAGGTGAAAAAGCTTGGTCTTTGAAAACTGAATAGCAGACGCTTGAGATGGTTTGCGGGTTACAAGTCAAACCAAAAATGAGTACACAGAATCATCTTTGCAGTTTAAAACTGGAGAGTTTGATCCTGGCTCAGAACGAACGCTGGCGGCATGCTTAACACATGCAAGTCGAACGCGAAAGTGGACTTCGGTCCGCGAGTAGAGTGGCGCACGGGTGAGTAACACGTGGATAACCTACCTGATGATCTGGGATAACACTTCGAAAGGGGTGCTAATACCGGATAAGCCTACGATTCCCTCGGGTTTTGTAGGAAAAGATGGCCTCTTCATGAAAGCTATTGTCATCAGATGGGTCCGCGGCCCATTAGCTAGTTGGCGGGGTAATGGCCCACCAAGGCAACGATGGGTAGCTGGTCTGAGAGGATGATCAGCCACACTGGAACTGAGACACGGTCCAGACTCCTACGGGAGGCAGCAGTGGGGAATTTTGCGCAATGGGCGAAAGCCTGACGCAGCAATGCCGCGTGAGTGAAGAAGGCTCTTGGGTCGTAAAGCTCTGTCAGAGGGGAAGAACCTCCTGGTGGTTAATACCCATCAGGATTGACGGTACCCTCAAAGGAAGCACCGGCTAACTCCGTGCCAGCAGCCGCGGTAATACGGAGGGTGCGAGCGTTGTTCGGAATTATTGGGCGTAAAGCGCGTGTAGGCGGTCTGTTAAGTCTGATGTGAAAGCCCCGGGCTCAACCCGGGAAGTGCATTGGATACTGGCAGACTTGAGTACGGGAGAGGAAAGTGGAATTCCGAGTGTAGGGGTGAAATCCGTAGATATTCGGAGGAACACCAGTGGCGAAGGCGGCTTTCTGGACCGATACTGACGCTGAGACGCGAAAGCGTGGGGAGCAAACAGGATTAGATACCCTGGTAGTCCACGCCGTAAACGATGGGTACTAGGTGTCGCGGGTATTGACCCCTGCGGTGCCGCAGCTAACGCATTAAGTACCCCGCCTGGGGAGTACGGTCGCAAGATGAAAACTCAAAGGAATTGACGGGGGCCCGCACAAGCGGTGGAGCATGTGGTTTAATTCGACGCAACGCGAAGAACCTTACCTGGGTTTGACATCCCGATCGTATCCCATGGAAACATGGGAGTCAGCTTGGCTGGATCGGTGACAGGTGCTGCATGGCTGTCGTCAGCTCGTGTCGTGAGATGTTGGGTTAAGTCCCGCAACGAGCGCAACCCTTGTCCTTAGTTGCCATCATTTAGTTGGGCACTCTAAGGAGACTGCCGGTGTTAAACCGGAGGAAGGTGGGGATGACGTCAAGTCCTCATGGCCCTTATATCCAGGGCTACACACGTGCTACAATGGCCGGTACAAAGGGTCGCGATACCGCAAGGTGGAGCTAATCCCAAAAAGCCGGTCTCAGTTCGGATTGGAGTCTGCAACTCGACTCCATGAAGTTGGAATCGCTAGTAATCGCGTATCAGCATGACGCGGTGAATACGTTCCCGGGCCTTGTACACACCGCCCGTCACACCACGGGAGTTGTTTGTACCGGAAATCGGTGGGCTAACCTTCGGGAGGCAGCCGCTTATGGTATGAATAGTAACTGGGGTGAAGTCGTAACAAGGTAGCCGTAGGGGAACCTGCGGCTGGATCACCTCCTTTCTAAGGAGCTTCCTGTCCCGCAAGGGACGAGGCATCCTGGTCAATCGTCCGGTCTTTAAGGCCGGATGCGACAAATCCGCAAATTATCGAGTCTGCTATTTAGTTTTGAGGGACCAAGACCTCTCTGGGCATTGAGAGGTTTTTTGTTCTTTGAGAATATACGAACAGAAGGTGGATGTGGGCTAGTAGCTCAGCTGGCTAGAGCACACGACTGATAATCGTGAGGTCGGAGGTTCAAGTCCTCCCTGGCCCACCAGATTTTCAGGGGGTGTAGCTCAGTTGGGAGAGCGCCTGCCTTGCAAGCAGGAGGTCATCGGTTCGATCCCGTTCACCTCCACCAGTTCGTAAGAAGATTTTTGATCTTTGACAATTGCATACGACAAATCGAATGATGCACGATGGGTATGATTTGGGGCATTCACGGCCTCAAATCAAATCGTAAGTCGCTGAGTAGTCAGTAAAACAAGTTAAAAACTTTTTTATGGTCAAGCTACTAAGGGCGTACGGTGGATGCCTTGGCATCGGGAGGCGATGAAGGACGTAGTAAGCTGCGATAAGCTTCGGCGAGCCGCTAAACAGGCTTTGACCCGGAGATTTCCGAATGGGGAAACCCGGCGGGGATTATGCCCCGTCATCATACAGTGAATCCATAGCTGTATGAGGCGAACGCAGGGAACTGAAACATCTAAGTACCTGCAGGAGAAGAAATCAACAGAGATTCCGCTAGTAGCGGCGAGCGAACGCGGATTAGCCCAAACCGGAACTACTACGGTGGTTCCGGGGTTGTGGGGCCCCAACGTGGGATTGGTGATGGATAGCAGAAGGCTCTGGAAAGTGCCGCCATAGACGGTGATAGTCCGGTATGCGAAATCTTGATCCACCCTAGGGTGTCCCCGAGTACCACGGGACACGAGAAATCCTGTGGGAAGCTGGGAGGACCATCTTCCAAGGCTAAATACTCCCCGATGACCGATAGCGCATAGTACCGTGAGGGAAAGGTGAAAAGAACTCCGCTAAGGAGAGTGAAATAGAACCTGAAACCGTACGCTTACAAGCAGTGGGAGCCCTATGACTTCGGTCAGGGTGACCGCGTGCCTTTTGCATAATGAGTCAGCGAGTTACTCTCAGTAGCGAGGTTAAGCCGTCAGGTGGAGCCGCAGCGAAAGCGAGTCTTAATAGGGCGATTGAGTTGCTGGGAGTAGACCCGAAACCGGGTGATCTATCCATGGGCAGGTTGAAGCGACGGTAACACGTCGTGGAGGACCGAACCCACTTAGGTTGAAAACTGAGGGGATGACCTGTGGATAGGAGTGAAAGGCTAATCAAACTCGGAAATAGCTGGTTCTCCCCGAAATATATTTAGGTATAGCCTCGTATGAATCGTACCGGAGGTAGAGCACTGAATGGGCTAGGGGTCCTACCAGATTACCAAACCTAATCAAACTCCGAATGCCGGTAACGTCTATACGGGAGTCAGACTGCGGGTGATAAGATCCGTAGTCGAGAGGGAAACAACCCAGACCGCCAGCTAAGGTCCCTAAGTCTGTGCTAAGTGGGAAAGGATGTGGAAATGCTTAGACAACCAGGAGGTTGGCTTAGAAGCAGCCACCCTTTAAAGAAAGCGTAATAGCTCACTGGTCAAGTGGGTCCGCGCCGAAAATGTAACGGGGCTCAAGCACAGCACCGAAGCTGCGGATGTACACCATAGGGTGTATGTGGTAGGGGAGCATTGTGGTAACCGTTGAAGGTCGACCGTGAGGACGGCTGGAGGCCCCACAAGAGCTTATGCTGACATGAGTAGCGCAAATGCGGGTGAGAAACCCGCACGCCGTAAGCCCAAGGTTTCCTCCGTAAAGGTAATCTGCGGAGGGTTAGTCGGTTCCTAAGGCGAGGCCGAAAGGCGTAGTCGATGGGAAACAGGTTAATATTCCTGTACCACCTGTAACTGCGATGGGGGGACGGAGAAGGGTAGGCCAGCCAGGTGTTGGACGTC
This portion of the Geothermobacter hydrogeniphilus genome encodes:
- the tyrS gene encoding tyrosine--tRNA ligase; this encodes MNFVEELTWRGMIHDITPGTEEQLQKEMTTAYVGIDPTADSLHIGHLVSVMMLKHLQIAGHKPIVLVGGATGMIGDPSGKSAERNLLDEQTLRHNEACLKKQLAKFLDFESDAANAAELVNNYDWMKEFSFLEFIRDIGKHITVNYMMSKDSVKRRLSEEAGSGLSFTEFTYQLVQGTDFLHLYREKNCKLQMGGSDQWGNITTGTELIRRKVGGEAFALTCPLITKADGGKFGKTESGNVWLDPKLTTPYKFYQFWLNVSDADAEKYIKIFTLLSRDEVAALVREQEAAPHLRPLQKRLAEEVTCMVHGEEEYRRAVEASQILFGKATTESLARLDKETFLSVFEGVPTYQVARARFDAGIPVVELLATETSAFPSKGELRRTIKGNGLSLNKTRLTDQDYLVTGDDLINGSYLLVQKGKKNYYVIEAV